The window AGCATCACCGTCGGCTATTTTGAACCATGTATAATTCTCCACTGGGGGGTTTGCATGACTGCTGCAGATCAGGGTAAAGTTGCCACCAGATTCTGCCCCAAATGATGGTATGACAAGCACTGTGGTGTTCCTGGGGCCAtctgaaaatgaatttgaaaattTGGGTTTTATCTGTGCAGTAGGCACACATTTTTTACAACTTCCTGGTGCAAACCTCCCATTTATCCAAATACTAGGAGTACACTGGCTTGTGACCCCCTGAGGTTGGTTGGGTTTTGTGTCTCCTCTGGGTCTTGAGCTTACTCATGTAAGGTGAATGTATTAACCACAACACCACAGATCCATAcatttttggacaatgacacagcTTTTGTCCAAAAACCTGGGCCAAAGTGTACATTACTCAACTCCACATGAGTAAGCAGTGGGTGGATGGAACTGATGGCAGCACATAAAGTACACAACTCTTACCCCAGAGACCACTGTTTGCATCccgattcatttttattaagttTAGGCAACAATAGCAGTGTAGTTAATAATAAGAAAAGTCTAAAGTTTTAATTAAGAGTAAATAAATATTGCATTAGAATTAATGCTTTTGCTGTGCACATGAAAGTTAGTTTGTGGGCGTGttactataaaaataaatcacagtagGTTAGCCGGGAAATATCAAACCAATTAAGCAACCCCATGTTAAAGCTATATGACtgtataaaattataaatagCATAATTCATTGATCTCTTTCACAATAATAATTCTCATAAAATTGACATTAAGTTACTTAATGgtataaagaaatataaaaagtgCTACAAAGATTTAAGGCACTCTGAAACACTATATCAGAGATTGTTTCTTTACTTATTGCTGCATCATCGGTCATCAGATCTTGTGTCTATTACTCACACTGAACATCAATATGTGTGACTCTTGAAgatgttcctgtgtgtgtttttagacaACAAGTGTAGTTCCCGGAGTTTGTGGAGGATATGTTGCTTAAATAAAGCACTCGTCCTTCATGTAAAGGTTCTCCATTCTTAAACCAGGTGTACGCAGATGAAATCTCACCACTGTCACAACTGTTAGAGCAGGTTAGATATACAGAGTCACCTTCCCGTATTGTTTCCTCTCCAGAAGCTGTTGATATAGAAATACCCAACTCTGAAAGAGAAAAGTGATGCTTTAATTTTAACTGTTAGCTGCACTTTATAAATGCACATATTTTTTATTGGAAAAACTTACCAACAACCTTCAATACTGGGGCAATTTGCTTGTAAAGTCTGGTAGACATGGTGTTAAATCTGACAAAGTATTTTCCTGCATCATTCTGCTCCACCCGGTGTATTTTCAAAGAGCAACTGCGACGTGTGTCTCCAATGAACTGAAATCTCGTGGAGATGATTCTTAAACTGCTGGAAATTAAACGAGCTTTGGAAAGATGAGATTTTGCATGACCCCACCAGACCTTCCTCACCGTTTGGTTGTCAGGATTGTAAAATGAGCAAAGAAAGACAACCGGGGAGCCTTTTACTGCACAAACAAGATGCTGCTGATGTCTCACTTTCCACATATTGCAGAGAACACCTGAAATAGATGGATTCACTCAGAACCTGTACGATTTTATCATTCTTGTACAACATTAAACAAGATACAAGAGTTGCAATTACCTGTCAGAAACAGAAGCATTAATGTCCGTGTCAGGTTTCTGTGTTCTTCACACATACTGAAACTCTTCCCGCTACCTACCAGCAAGGCTgcaattgattttaaaatgcttaCAAAACGTTATAGTTTGTATTAGCTATTTTATTCTCAAAATTAGCACCCCCCCCCACTATTTACTATTTTTTGTCCTCTAGATGCTGTAAGCACTGCTTCCTTCAGTGGAAATGGGTAACTGCAGAACTCAAATTACCAGTTCTTAAAATCAGGTCAGCTACACCACAGCTTCAATACACAGTGCATCTCTTTCCATTTGATGTTTAAAACCactacagagaaaaaatatgTCCTGTGCATGTGCATGATAGTCTGACGTGTCCTTACTGTGGTGAAAGCAGAACTGGAGCAGAGTTAgtactcagtttttttttttgactgtttaaCAATGTGCCAGTTAGAAGTGGGGGCACCATATCCACTGTCACTGTTGTGCAACTGCTGTAAGATTAAAGTCTCACAATTGCATTAGCTTCAGACTGAGAGGTTCAAATTACAGGACACCTAtctttttctgctgtgacacATTTCAAGATGATAGAGACTTATGAGAACTTTACTAGAATTACTTATATTAATATTGTATTAGAGGTATTTTTTTACATAGATCTTCCATTTACACAAGCCCAGTAATTGGACATGCTAACATAATTATAAggattaattttattatttggaTTGATATCCTTTTAAGTCAGTGACTGAAGTCTGAAACTTGTGCTTTATTGGCTTGTGATTATGTGACAGACTCAGCCATTTAAGAGCAATCTATTTATTTGCCTTCAGATGTTTTGGGGGTTATTTTGCAGAATATTTTTTGCAGCACATGGCAACATTTGGTTGCTCTTGCATTTATCTTCTTTCAAATCATCactaaacactagtgacccaaATTAGGTGACATCAcgctgcctccaccatgttgaACAGATGTGGTGGTATACTTTGAATCATGAGCGCTTCCTGTTCTTAAGCtcatcttggtttcatccaTTTAAAGAATGATGTTCCAAAACCGggttggacttttttttttagatgtcacTTGTTGTTTGCACTGTATGCGGACCTTctgtattttacatttctgtaaaTACATCTAATCCTCCAGCATTATTGATATGATTAAATATTGTGAAGTACTTTCCCTTCATCTGCAGTGTCAGTGCATTTGTTGTTTCTAAGAATTCCAAAATTGATTATTTTTCCACTCATATACTGCAGTTTCTGCTCTTATTTTATAagcctgttttgtttgttgagaGTTCCTCACAGAGACACATAATTAAACTTCAGACCTAATGCAACACAGGTGACTTGTGACATTGGGACTTCAATAGAGAGGCCACAGCAGTCAGTTTGGATGATGATGAGTTGGTAAGTTATCAGACTATGGCCTATGACATGTTTATATGCATAAATACTCAATGCGGTGAGTGACAAATAGTCTACgctgaaaactaaaaatatgggACTATTCTCATTGGTCATAACCCAAACAGCTGACAATTTTTCCACAGATGGACTGTCATACTGACATATAAACACCTATCCAACTAAATAATGgttaaataaaagggaaaaaggcCATACCATAGTCAACTGCCCAGTTATTTTGGAGCCTGTGTAAATGGAGGGAACAATGCTAAACATGATAATTCATAAACTGTTGCCATAATTTTGTTGaatcccttgaattaaagcctACAAAACTAAATTAGAAATTGTGTCACTGCCCAAATACGTGAagctccaaacacacacatcaaacagaCCTCTCGCAGCACAATCTGGCCTATAGGATCTCAATGATCGCGCAGGTTTCTGTGACGAAAACTGGCAGCATAATCACGGGTCCCTATAAGTAGACTCGGAAAACGCAGTGAGTGGTAACTTCCAGGAGGACTAGTTGCTGTAGAGTAAAGGTGCGCAGATCCAAGCGTCAGTGCTCGACATGGAGATGCTTTCTAAACTCACGCTCCCCATCGTAGTGATCTCAGTGCTGGTCGCTTGCAGTCCGACGGAGGCATGGTACAAGCAGGTGGCCGGTCCGAGCTACTACTCCGTGGGCAGGGCGTCCGGTTTGCTGTCCGGTACCCGGAGATCAGCATACGTGAGAAGAGAGGAGCCGTACCACTCAGAGCTCGATGAATCTGCAATCAAAGACGTGTTTTCTGAATTACCTGCGTCCAGTTCCATTTTGAAGACGATGGTCAGTGGTCGTTTTTAATGTGTGCGCCATTGCTTTACGCATTGTACATAAGCGTTCAAGCGCAAATatccaaattttaaatattctttTCCATTAATAATAGCAAACCTTTGGCAAGTTGTAAAAATATAGTGGAAAAATTACTAAACGTCTGGCAGTTAAGTTGTTCCTAGAGGCGGTTTTATGATGCGTGACGGTCACTTCAGTGAAGAAGGCGCTGTCCATTCAGCACCACTGGGATATTCTATAGTGCAGGTAATTAGATAGGGGGTTAGGTTGTAACAACGTTAATGGTATTAAAATAATCTATCATTCACATTTTCCTCATCAGTGAACAAtaaaggcattaaaaaaaattatcagatgaataatacaatttttaaacaGCAAAGTAACAGGTTTTGTTAAGTACCCCCGATTTGACATTTTGAGTTCTCTACTGAATCCTCAAAGAATCCTGATGGGGTCCATACACTGACCAATAACTTAAAATTTCATACAGGAGTACGTTATCCTTTTTTAAACAACCTCAAGCTGATTTAGGTATCTAGattaaaaggaaaatatttttgcactcTTATACAATCCCATTTGTCTTTCTCCTCTCCAAATAGCCCGTTTGTATAAAAGATATTACACCAAACCTGCAGAGCTGTGAACACATCCAGGGAATCAAGGGTTCGTTTCGGTGCAAAGCGGACATCTTCCTCTCTCTGGACTCCTCAGACTGTGAGGCAGCCTGAGCAGTAAATCCGACAGCCGGGACAGATGACCACGCATATACTTCACGAAGagtaacattttaaaactggaCATTTTAATAGGTGTTGCAATAGAGGCTACCCTTATGAATCATTTGACCAGATTTGATAAACCTGCTCTAAACTTTTAAGCTGTAAAAGAAATGTATTAATGTATATGAGTTTTCTTGAATAAAGTAATACTTCATCCTTGTTGAATGTTTACAATGTGACTTTTGTTACTTGACACCTTCACCCAAAATTGCCTGCTGCAGTCTTTCTAGTAGGACAAATACCTTTGCTCAAGCAGTGCAATGACAACTTGCTGAACAGGAGCGAGCAATGAATGCATCAATTTAAAACAAGATGTTTCCAAAGTTGTAGTTAATCTTTGTCCGTGATTTAACAGAAatgtgctgagtgtacattttGGGTTTTTCAGAAGAAAAAATGTAAGGGGAAAGAGCCAAATTATAAAATGATCAAACATGCTTATaagcaaatgttttatttaaaatgttaaactcaAAAAGTGTTACTTTGACTAAcatcacaataataaaaacattgagaaaacaaaaaacagaacacttAAATTACAGCAATGAATGACTAAAAATCCAAGTCTCCGGAAGACTTAAACCAGCTGAACACCTGCTAGGTTCTCCCTCATAACCTGATCAACGACCACATGAAAGGCCACCTGTATGCTGGCTGTGTCTATGGCAGTGGTGAAGTGGTGGTACACAGGGTTGCCAGGACTGCTGTTGCATGCTGAGAAGAttgcagtgatgtggtgggctgcagcatccacatcaccaTCAGCTCCTAGAtagcagtgaaaatgaaacaaagttaCAGGACAAACTTAAAATCAGTCCATGTCAAATAAGGCGTGGGTACGTTTTCCTTCACAATCCCCAAATGCACTGAGGGTTTGCCTCACTTGCTCGATGTCTTGACGGCTCTGAAATATGGCCATGATCCATAAACAATGAATGACACAAATAAAAAGGTCTTTCAGAAAATACTATGTTGATCTCTGACCAGAAGGAAGGATGGACTGATTCAGCCAGCAAATGTACAACATGATGCACCAGTAAATTTTTCCCCAAACATATTGTTCAATTTTGGTGGTAGagtgcaaactgtagcctcagttttttGTTCTTAGTTGAAaagagtggcacctggtgtggtcttgtGGTATtgtaacccatctgcttcaaggtttgagtgttcagagatgctcttctgcataccttgggtGTAAGAAGTGTTTGAGTAACTGTTGCTCACTCagtatttattctttttcagaCCTCTGTaaacctagagatggttgtgtgggaaaattccagTAAATCATCAGTTTCGTAAAGACTGACTAACATCTGGCACCAATCaagccacattcaaagtcacttaaattacctttcttccaatgtttgaatttcagcaggttgtcttgaccatgtctacaggCCTAAATACGATGAAATGCTACCATGTGACTGGCTTATTAGACATTTGCATTAACTagtagttgaacaggtgtattTAAAGTGGCCatagtttgtgtattttttgtaaattaatCTCCCTAAAATAAGTTCATGTAAATTTGAGTTTGGGATGCTTTTTTGTGAAGGTTTGACAACTCTCACTGCCCTCTTAGAgacattttcaaaagaaaatttaaggggggggggggggggggctctgatGTACCTTTATAACTGGACTGGTAAAGTCTCAAATGTCTCCCAGATTTTAGGATCTTCTCTCGGAAAAGGTCAGCTTTGTTCATGAACAGAATCTGGAGGAGAGAAATAAAGTGATATTTAAATTATTCCAGTTGAACCCTTTCAGCAGCATTTCCATCATCATGACTTGCAGTCTCAAACTATCACCTATCATAAGATACAATTAATTATCTACctgaggtcttttttttttttttttaaacttgaggATATTAGGCAGTTTTAGAGTCAGTATTATGCCTCATTATACCTGATTGTTAATACAGTATTTGCAAAACCTATGTTCAAGCTCAGATCCATGTTCTAATTTCAGGTCATCTCCAGTCACTGTGGCATTACCCTTAATTCAACACCGAAATCGATTTTCTTCATACTGCTAACACTAGAATCAACTGctcagctttaaaaacaaaaaaaaaaaaaaaacatgtagaaatTATTCAAATGCCTGAAAGACTAAGTGTTTCACATTCATCAAATCCAGATATTGACTCATACCCATGAAAAGAATTCACAATATTCTCAGTATGAAAGAAAGTAAATTACTTGCCTCTCAAACATTGCCTACAgtttactaaataaataaatgtcctGCATCTCAGAGCAGCCAGTTACAAATgagaaagcaaaggaaaaaaaaaattacttcagTCTTTCCCACAAAGTTTTAGGCCTGAAAGGTTTACAGAAACTTATTCAAATTATTAACTGCAGATAAACTTACCATTGTAGTTCCCTGGAAAACTGTGTTGGCACAGACTGATGAAAAGAGTTCAAGACTTCCCAACAGCTGATTCTAATCAGGAAAGAGTACAGTTTACACCAACCTGAGCAAAACTCACTGGCTTTACTCGTCAATAAGACAAAGAGGATTACCCTGGATTTATGTTATTACAGCTGGTTTGTAACAACATACCACTGAAGGATCCTCCGGCAACGTCTTATCGTAGCTGTTGAGGGCCACAACAAACACCACACCTTGAACACCTTCAAAGCAGCGCAGCCACTTCCTCCTCACACTTTGCTGGCCTCTGACATCATACAGCCTGTCAACAAGAAAACACCTCAATTTTTCCTTTAAGCACATTAGATGTATTTTTATAATATCTTCCACATATTTAGAGCTTAAAATTAAATTGCTAAGGCTTGGTGTCATCCTGTACTAAATCTGCAAGTGATTGATAGCATTTTATATTTGGAAattgtgtaatttatttatatgaatGTCATTACAAAAATTAGAATAGCATACTATACATGGCAACAAtctgttttattgcattttatagGTGAGGAAATGTGTCACTAAAATCCACATCAGCGGTTTTTATTGTGCAGGTCTCGATAAGCACCCAACTCATACGGCAGGGTGCTCAGCACttacaaataacatttcacTCTTAAAATATTGGAGCAATTCCCAACAAGGTTCTACATCAAGTGAAGCTAAGGGTCTTGGTGACACAGGTAATGAGTTCCCATTTTGGGGAATGATTACTGTCCTCATGTCAGAGACAATGAAGCATTTACCCCATTGGTCAAAGCAGCGTTAACAAGCTGGACGACAGgttttaaccaatcacatttgacAGCAGTAGTTTATGTAGTGAGaacaagggagaaaaaaaaaaaaaaaaaaaagaaaatcgtTTACGACAGCAAGAGAGCTTTTATGGTCACTTCCACGgagtgaaaaaaacaggatCAGAACAATACAACTCACTTAACACATTGAGTTCAGCCACAGAAATGAGACCGTGTCTGCACACCAAGAGCAACAAAGCATTCATTATCCACCAAAATAGCATTTgagatcaatttaaaaaaaaaaaaaaaaaaaaacagaatcagACCACCAAGAAACTTTATACAGTATTTAAATAAACCACTGAACGATGGTAACATCACATCAGCTGGTACAGAGAAGTGCGGCATGAACTTTGTGAGCTTTTTTACATCTATTGCAACTACATTTTAAGTAAGCACTAGAAggtcccccccccctcagcactAGAAGGTTTaagtaatcaaaaaaaaaaaaaaaaaaaaaaaaaaaaaaaaaaaaaaaggtcaccttTGGTCTTGCCAATGGTtggtgaaagagaaaaaggggaaaaaaaaaaaaaaaaaaatttaaattgtgTATTCTGATCAAATTTCAAGATTACAAACTATTAAGTTTATAAattcatatttattaaaaaaaaaaaaagtgctgttgCAGTTCTCAAAGCAGCACATAAGCACAAGCAGTACATAAGTATTCATATTCAAGTCTTGGCATGTTCTGGATGCTGTTTATGACTCACACACTGAATGCAGTCATAAAGGGAAAGTACACAAGCATCATGAATGCGTGGTTATTCTGAAAAACTACAGTTTGGGGAAAGAAAGTTGGGATTTCAGTGATTCATAGCTAAACTTTCTCTACATTCATGCTAGTACTTGTGGAATATGCAGGGAGAGGGAATTCATCCATATTTCACGTCTGATTCATTCCAAGCAGCCGCCTCCCTCAGCTCAGGATTGTTCAGTTGAACAGAGTGCATCTTGATTATCTCAAGCTGATATGCAAGAGATTCATTTCTTACCTTtacaaaaatgaatttaaaaaacaaaaatgttgagATGTGTGCTGCAAGTAGATAATCCATCATAATGACCAGCAATTTAGCACAGTATGCTAAAGttacattattttttgtttaaaaaaaaaaaaaaaaaaaaaaaatctgaatcgAGCACCCTTCAGGCAGTTTCAATAAATACTATGACCCAGTGATTTCTCTCACTTCACTTCTGGATGCCTTTGTAGCATTTTATTGCACTCTCAATGCTCATTTCTTTGACTTTGTCATTACTCAACTGTCCAATAATGGATTTGGTGCTTGTGCGCATTCTGCAACAACAAATCATGGCTCTCTACAGCTCCAccaatatttaaattaaaaaaaaaaaaaaaaaaaaagtacaactatAAGATTCCAGAAATAAGTCACCAAATCAGTCATTTCTAGTCCTGCATCAACGTTCCTTTTATAATCACTTAAACAGTTATATTCTCAATAGTCTGCCTGTTTTTCTCCCTACCAAATACTGTAGACCTTGAGTCAGCTGCATTTGCAGTGTATGTATGGATTTGATTGATGATGCTTTTAATGGTCGAtttataatacatttttattcctctttgtTGTGGAAGTGTTAAAGGAATCTTGTGATAACAAATACTTAATTGTTTACGTAAATGTACAAGATGCAAAAAGTTCAACTGTCCCTTAAAGTGAtgtgaaaaattaattttactgtCAAATGTTAACACCCCCCCAAATCAGAGGTCCATTTGGAACCATTAAAAAGCActgtttattttgatatttcagGTGCATTTATTTCATCTGTGCACTGTGTAATTTGGACTTAATTTCTTACCGAAAGACAGTTTTATTAACTTGAAACTCTGTCTCGATGATTCCTCGGGTCCTCACTCTGACTCTCAGAACATCGGTATCTGTGGGAATGTAGTTTGGTGCAATAATTCGACTCATATTCTCAAAGAAGCTGGatagggagagaaaagaaacaaattaaacTTTAGATTACAACTCATTTGTTTTTGGCAGAGTTTATTCAGTTAATATAACCATCGGATGTGATACAATCACCGGTTTGCAAGGAGAAAATGTTCATTCTCCAGCTGCttggcagtggttcctggaggttgctggctcttGCTGGGTGGAAACAGTTGcaaaggtgctgcaccaaaaatctcCTAGGGATcactttggttgctagcaaactgccacagttgcctgtagtttttccATGTTTGTCTGTAAAAATGGCTGAGCAGCAATATGCTAGgaaccaaagcaattacaaggtTTCCTGAGTGACAAATCGTTGCCAGAAAGTCGCCACAATTGTCACACATCCACACATCTTCTGATTGTACAACCAGTGTAAGACCTGGCATTTTTAGGCATACCATGTTATGGTATTGTAATCTGATCTTTAGTGGCATTAGGTACAAACAAGTTACTGTTCCATTCAGGCCATTATTCAAGCAGCTGGTAACGATTTAATAAGGCAATCCCACAAACCTGTAAAATTATATTGTTAAAACGGATTAGTCAAGTGTTAATCAGTTGATTGATGACCATTTTAAATGTCATGCTGGGGTACTGCTATATCCAAGCTCAGTATAAGCAACACACTGAAAACTTCAGCCAAAAGATGAAGACCATTGAGAACAAGACCAACTGGAATGCAAATGGAGACAAGCCTCAGCAAACCAGATGTGCTTACAGTTGGGCATGAATATTTGTGGCTGCAGGTCTGTTATGAGTCATACTGTGGAAGCACATCCATTATCCCAGCAATTATTTTACACTGCCAACATGTGAGAAAGTGAAAATGTTCAAGTCAGCTATTCTAAAGTGAGATACATCCTAGAAACAATTTGACTACAGTTTAGTTCCACTGACACAAAAACCTTTTATAGATTCTCTTATCTCTTTGCATTCTCGGCAgttcctgacacacacacacacacacacacacactatattgccataagtattcactcaccatctAAAAATCATTTAATTCTGTCATTTTAAATCCCTTCCATGGCCGCAAGTGTATAAAAACAAGCACCTAAGCATGCAGACTCCTTCTACAAatgtgtgaaagaatgggtcgctctcaggagctcagtgaattccagcgtggtaccgtgataggatactacctgtgcaacaagtccagtcatgaaatttcctcactactaaatactccacagtcaactgttagtggcattataacaaagtggaagcagaaCCAGCGGCAACCTTTTTGACAAGTTGAGCTACActagctcgtctgttggatcagACCGTGTGGGCCTGCCTTCGCTCCCCATATGGATCAATGAGCCTTAGCGGCCCATGACACCCGTCACTGGGTCACCACTGTTCCTTTCTTGGACCACTTGATACTGACCGCTGCGGAAAAGGAACACCagacaagagctgcagttttggaggcACTCTGATccatctagccatcacaatttggcccctgtcaaactcactcaactccttatgcttgcccattttttctgcttctaacaGATCAACTTTgaagacaaaatgttcacttgctctcCAATAATTAAAAGTATGCATACCCCttaaacttttccatattttgtcacattacaaccatctgtccacaggaaaactattagtcgtgcactgcacaaatgtggtctttatggaagagtggcaagaagaaagccattgttaaaagaaaagcataaaaagtcccgtttgcagtttgccagaagccatgttggggacacagcaaacatgtggaacaaggtgctttggtcagatgagaccaaaattgaactttttggccaaaatgcaaaacgctatgtgtggcagagaattaacactgcacatgctctgaacacaccatccccactgtcaaatatggtggtggcagcagatgtgcaaagctggtggagacataccttAAAAGATTTGCAGCTGGAATTGCAGCAAAaagtggttccacaaagtattgactcggGGGCCGAATACTTCTGCACACCTCACTTTTcaggtttttatttgtaaaaaatgttttgaatcatgtataattttctttccacttctcaactgtataccactttgtgttggtctttcacattaaattccagtgaaatatatttatgtttgtggttgtaatgtgacaaaatatggaaaagttcaaggggtatgaatacttttgcaagccactgtatcccacccactaacaggtgccatgatgaaagTATTATTCTCTGCAGTCAGTTGTCATAATGGTgtgtgtataatttttttttttttttttttttttagaaagacaAAAGTGTACAGTAGTTTAGTGGTAGATCAAAGGGGAACACCAAGAATGGcttaaaactaaagaaaaatcaaCCACAAATGAAATGCCATATCTGCCcttgatttgcattttttatGCCTCATGGACACAAAGTCAGAATTTTACATCCCTTTACAGCAGCAAATTCAAGCTGATTAAAAGGTACTGCTGACTAGGATCGACTtctaaaacacatttctgtcaATATTTAACTTGTATTAACAGCAAATTTCTACTTGGCAACATGAACAGTTCTGTTGACG is drawn from Archocentrus centrarchus isolate MPI-CPG fArcCen1 chromosome 8, fArcCen1, whole genome shotgun sequence and contains these coding sequences:
- the LOC115785146 gene encoding neuropeptide B-like — encoded protein: MEMLSKLTLPIVVISVLVACSPTEAWYKQVAGPSYYSVGRASGLLSGTRRSAYVRREEPYHSELDESAIKDVFSELPASSSILKTMPVCIKDITPNLQSCEHIQGIKGSFRCKADIFLSLDSSDCEAA
- the LOC115784910 gene encoding guanine nucleotide-binding protein G(o) subunit alpha-like produces the protein MFSCLNALPAPLQLCFGMCLRQDVAEERKKAKLQSSQMERDLNEHASIENNVVKILMLGAPETGKSTIIKQIKIIHNHGFSKEELIIFKPAVLDNLLTSMKTVLQGMGMLRINLANKQNKEHARSILSCSQCLGDDQELLPFMAHAFCALWADQGVRAAAARGYEFELNDSALYFFENMSRIIAPNYIPTDTDVLRVRVRTRGIIETEFQVNKTVFRLYDVRGQQSVRRKWLRCFEGVQGVVFVVALNSYDKTLPEDPSVNQLLGSLELFSSVCANTVFQGTTMILFMNKADLFREKILKSGRHLRLYQSSYKGADGDVDAAAHHITAIFSACNSSPGNPVYHHFTTAIDTASIQVAFHVVVDQVMRENLAGVQLV